A region from the Sandaracinus amylolyticus genome encodes:
- a CDS encoding PAS domain-containing sensor histidine kinase translates to MREIRGRATSEQRLALVQSVLGAQDASACASEVLAWLGVVAGVSRGCVGLVDLEALQCVTIASAGLDPREVSPAIPLDRADEPIASVLVQRDPVLFRAGDTALLGGAAFHALVLRARASDDEIALGLMLVSCAGGDALCDDVVWAAGILGDWLAQPRRRADSRHVRERQLMLAVLNAVPDPVLLTDPDGRLLVANARAERLFASRDEESEGRRRAIALNNMLFSAALASMVFSGPEQPAPSELLLVDPTEGSDLLFELMSHVVKDAAEGTCVVSVLRNVTDLGRAAMELELAYKKLRASEADVRTQRHRLELIIDSVADPIVVTDPQGEILLMNEPAERVFTVPDDAPGEALRAVRGNEAHFSSFVSNLLFSGHEEQRYRGELGLVSPLTAEPLPVEAIAGKVLSQQGELNAVVTIFHDRREALEKARLYEQLEKAASELEQRVQEATAELVRQNELLRRQAVELERASAAKSQFLANMSHELRTPLNAILGYTSMLLQGVSGELTPPQKQKAQRIEDNGKNLLAIVNEVLDISRIEAGRMPLHVSSFEIADVVREVVAELEPIIARSQLEVGVELPKALAELRSDRQKVKQIVLNLLGNALKFTREGAVRIRARSMRGSVSVTVADTGIGIAPEDQERIFEEFQQGDSSPTRRYGGTGLGLAICRRLARMLGGDISVVSVLGEGSTFELSLPTRMKKR, encoded by the coding sequence GTGCGCGAGATCCGGGGGAGGGCGACGAGCGAGCAGCGCCTCGCGCTCGTCCAGTCGGTGCTCGGCGCGCAGGACGCGAGCGCGTGCGCGAGCGAGGTGCTCGCGTGGCTGGGCGTGGTCGCGGGCGTGTCGCGCGGGTGCGTCGGGCTCGTCGATCTCGAGGCGCTGCAGTGCGTGACGATCGCGTCGGCGGGGCTCGATCCGCGCGAGGTGAGCCCGGCGATCCCGCTCGATCGTGCGGACGAGCCGATCGCGTCGGTGCTCGTGCAGCGCGACCCCGTGCTCTTCCGCGCCGGCGACACGGCGCTGCTCGGGGGCGCCGCGTTCCACGCGCTCGTGCTGCGCGCGCGTGCGAGCGACGACGAGATCGCGCTCGGGCTGATGCTCGTGTCGTGCGCGGGCGGCGATGCGCTGTGCGACGACGTCGTGTGGGCCGCGGGGATCCTCGGTGACTGGCTCGCGCAGCCGAGGCGACGAGCCGACTCGCGCCACGTGCGCGAGCGACAGCTGATGCTCGCGGTGCTCAACGCGGTGCCCGATCCCGTGCTGCTCACCGATCCCGACGGGCGCCTGCTCGTCGCGAACGCGCGCGCCGAGCGCCTCTTCGCGTCGCGCGACGAGGAGAGCGAAGGACGACGCCGCGCGATCGCGCTCAACAACATGCTCTTCAGCGCCGCGCTCGCGAGCATGGTGTTCTCGGGGCCCGAGCAGCCCGCGCCGAGCGAGCTGCTCCTGGTCGATCCGACCGAGGGCAGCGACCTGCTCTTCGAGCTGATGTCGCACGTCGTGAAGGACGCGGCCGAGGGCACGTGCGTCGTCTCGGTGCTGCGCAACGTGACGGACCTCGGGCGCGCCGCGATGGAGCTCGAGCTCGCGTACAAGAAGCTCCGCGCGTCGGAGGCCGACGTGCGCACGCAGCGGCACCGTCTCGAGCTGATCATCGACTCGGTCGCGGACCCGATCGTCGTGACCGATCCGCAGGGCGAGATCCTGCTCATGAACGAGCCCGCGGAGCGCGTGTTCACCGTGCCCGACGACGCACCAGGAGAGGCGCTGCGAGCGGTGCGCGGCAACGAGGCGCACTTCTCGTCGTTCGTCTCGAACCTGCTCTTCAGCGGGCACGAGGAGCAGCGCTACCGCGGCGAGCTCGGGCTGGTGTCGCCGCTCACCGCCGAGCCGCTGCCGGTCGAGGCGATCGCGGGCAAGGTGCTGAGCCAGCAGGGCGAGCTCAACGCGGTCGTCACGATCTTCCACGACCGACGCGAGGCGCTCGAGAAGGCGCGGCTCTACGAGCAGCTCGAGAAGGCGGCGAGCGAGCTCGAGCAGCGCGTGCAGGAGGCCACCGCGGAGCTCGTTCGACAGAACGAGCTCCTGCGCCGTCAGGCGGTCGAGCTCGAGCGCGCGTCGGCCGCGAAGTCGCAGTTCCTCGCGAACATGTCGCACGAGCTGCGCACGCCGCTGAACGCGATCCTCGGCTACACGTCGATGCTGCTCCAGGGCGTCAGCGGAGAGCTCACGCCGCCGCAGAAGCAGAAGGCGCAGCGCATCGAGGACAACGGCAAGAACCTGCTCGCGATCGTGAACGAGGTGCTCGACATCTCGCGCATCGAGGCGGGGCGCATGCCGCTGCACGTCTCGAGCTTCGAGATCGCCGACGTGGTGCGCGAGGTCGTCGCGGAGCTCGAGCCGATCATCGCGCGCTCGCAGCTCGAGGTCGGCGTCGAGCTGCCGAAGGCGCTCGCCGAGTTGCGCAGCGATCGCCAGAAGGTGAAGCAGATCGTGCTGAACCTGCTCGGCAACGCGCTGAAGTTCACGCGCGAGGGCGCGGTGCGGATCCGCGCGCGCAGCATGCGCGGCAGCGTGTCGGTGACGGTCGCCGACACCGGCATCGGCATCGCGCCGGAAGATCAGGAGCGCATCTTCGAGGAGTTCCAGCAGGGCGACAGCTCGCCGACGCGTCGCTACGGCGGCACCGGCCTGGGCTTGGCGATCTGTCGCCGCCTCGCGCGGATGCTCGGCGGCGACATCTCGGTCGTCAGCGTGCTGGGCGAGGGATCGACGTTCGAGCTGAGCTTGCCGACACGGATGAAGAAGCGATGA
- a CDS encoding gas vesicle protein GvpG, with protein MIVLDRLLIGGIRFVLDKVVAAVDRELNDDTQLRERLLEAQMRAELGEIDEEELAAIEREVMARLRAIQEARGDAAMTMDPRTMRVTGVEASVVHDDDDER; from the coding sequence GTGATCGTCCTCGACCGCCTGCTGATCGGCGGGATCCGCTTCGTGCTCGACAAGGTCGTCGCGGCCGTCGATCGCGAGCTGAACGACGACACCCAGCTGCGCGAGCGATTGCTCGAAGCGCAGATGCGCGCCGAGCTCGGCGAGATCGACGAGGAGGAGCTCGCCGCGATCGAGCGCGAAGTGATGGCGCGCCTGCGCGCGATCCAGGAGGCGCGCGGGGACGCCGCGATGACGATGGATCCGCGCACGATGCGCGTGACCGGCGTCGAGGCGAGCGTGGTCCACGACGACGACGACGAGCGCTGA
- a CDS encoding gas vesicle protein, whose product MATDLTTRSRSTGLVDVLDRVLDKGLVIAGDVRVSLAEVELLTIRIRLIVCSLDKAEAIGLDWWKHDQHLAPGRASALAEENAALRRELRALEERVAALGLPPAAASRPVRARVGAERTAQAARKKTSRRSDREPAKTAKKG is encoded by the coding sequence ATGGCGACGGACCTCACGACACGGTCACGCTCGACGGGCCTCGTCGACGTGCTCGATCGCGTGCTCGACAAAGGCCTGGTGATCGCCGGCGACGTGCGCGTGTCGCTCGCCGAGGTCGAGCTGCTGACGATCCGGATCCGGCTGATCGTGTGCTCGCTCGACAAGGCCGAGGCGATCGGGCTGGACTGGTGGAAGCACGATCAGCACCTCGCGCCAGGGCGCGCATCGGCGCTCGCCGAGGAGAACGCTGCGCTGCGCCGCGAGCTACGCGCGCTCGAGGAGCGCGTGGCCGCGCTGGGTCTTCCGCCCGCCGCTGCGTCGCGTCCGGTGCGAGCGCGCGTCGGTGCGGAGCGCACGGCGCAGGCGGCACGCAAGAAGACTTCGCGGCGATCGGACCGCGAACCGGCCAAAACCGCGAAGAAGGGGTGA
- a CDS encoding DNA/RNA non-specific endonuclease, with protein sequence MIHPYLPYLMPYDPSFLGRGFEVSLPTLEPSTLAQAYRGGEPLDYIHYSLVLNRRRRLAVYAACNIDGARRVRGISKRPRWQPDPRAESAQTSDRDGYSESAFDHGHLVRRLDVVWGETPKEAKHANDATFFLTNSAPQHKNFNQDEWAELEDWVLERAADNSYRLCVFTGPVFEDDDPRYSELSEEVLERIAPGYRIPKVYWKVIVLRDERGGDSLAAACFAMSQVDAWNDKQGAKYNELKTYQVSLRRIESWCGLRFADAVRRADVLSDHELDRNASVAPVPILSADSIRFRSLASERSRGTSRASDCGCEGPDRIAALEERIAVLAAAVEAATKAQNTGSAAGDWPEAPPVAPPERIASRAIARDWTSVVELATDQHAKARLLEIGASAPRVARQVESADRMAERILGGAPAAAGEFPDCACIELEGRGWQCSGVLIAPRLVLSAAHCDAAGRVTRVLLGGRSVHGIFLESGDVVEAEGSVRHHEYRRGIPGGDLVLVVLAKEAKQAALSIASREELMKENEITAVGFGNADQWGSTGFGEKRKAILPLGPVPPRDSVSAYEGLARTLNYSPRLEFVAGRKGLDIDTCNGDSGGPVYVKIGAEWKLAGITSRATREAGRPCGDGGIYTLVSEYVKWIADVAARHDISFSI encoded by the coding sequence ATGATCCACCCGTACCTGCCGTACCTGATGCCGTACGATCCGAGCTTCCTGGGACGCGGCTTCGAAGTGTCGTTGCCGACGCTCGAGCCGAGCACGCTCGCGCAGGCCTATCGAGGAGGCGAGCCGCTCGACTACATCCACTACTCGCTCGTGCTGAACCGCCGGAGGCGCCTCGCTGTTTACGCGGCGTGCAACATCGATGGCGCGCGACGCGTGCGGGGCATCTCGAAGCGGCCTCGCTGGCAGCCCGATCCGCGAGCCGAGAGCGCGCAAACGAGCGATCGCGACGGCTACAGCGAGAGCGCGTTCGATCATGGGCATCTCGTGCGCCGGCTCGACGTGGTGTGGGGCGAGACGCCGAAGGAGGCGAAGCACGCCAACGACGCGACGTTCTTCCTCACGAACTCCGCGCCTCAGCACAAGAACTTCAACCAGGACGAGTGGGCGGAGCTCGAGGACTGGGTGCTCGAGCGCGCCGCGGACAACTCGTACCGGCTATGCGTGTTCACCGGGCCGGTGTTCGAGGACGACGACCCGCGATACTCGGAGCTGAGCGAGGAGGTGCTGGAGCGCATCGCGCCGGGCTATCGCATCCCGAAGGTCTACTGGAAGGTCATCGTCCTTCGTGACGAGCGCGGTGGGGACTCGCTTGCCGCGGCGTGCTTCGCGATGAGTCAAGTCGACGCCTGGAACGACAAGCAGGGTGCGAAGTACAACGAGCTCAAGACGTACCAGGTTTCGCTGCGGCGCATCGAGAGTTGGTGCGGGCTCCGCTTCGCCGATGCGGTGCGACGCGCGGACGTCCTCTCGGATCACGAGCTCGATCGCAACGCGTCGGTTGCGCCGGTTCCGATTCTCTCGGCAGACTCGATCCGGTTCCGGAGCCTGGCGTCCGAGCGCTCGCGAGGTACGTCGCGAGCGAGCGACTGCGGCTGCGAGGGCCCGGACCGCATCGCGGCGCTGGAGGAGAGGATCGCCGTGCTGGCGGCGGCGGTCGAGGCGGCGACGAAGGCGCAGAACACCGGGTCGGCAGCAGGGGACTGGCCCGAAGCGCCGCCGGTCGCTCCGCCCGAGCGGATCGCATCGCGCGCGATCGCGCGTGACTGGACTTCGGTCGTCGAGCTCGCAACGGACCAGCACGCGAAGGCGCGCTTGCTCGAGATCGGCGCGAGCGCGCCGCGAGTCGCGCGCCAAGTCGAGAGCGCGGATCGAATGGCCGAGCGAATTCTCGGAGGCGCTCCCGCCGCCGCCGGGGAGTTCCCCGACTGCGCGTGCATCGAGCTCGAGGGTCGCGGTTGGCAGTGCAGCGGCGTGCTGATCGCCCCGCGGCTCGTGCTCTCGGCGGCGCACTGCGACGCCGCGGGCCGAGTGACGCGCGTGCTGCTCGGCGGGCGCAGCGTCCACGGCATCTTCCTGGAAAGCGGGGATGTCGTCGAAGCAGAGGGGTCGGTGCGCCATCACGAGTACCGGCGCGGCATTCCGGGCGGCGACCTCGTGCTCGTCGTCCTGGCGAAGGAGGCGAAGCAAGCGGCGCTCTCGATCGCTTCGCGCGAAGAACTGATGAAGGAGAACGAGATCACTGCAGTGGGGTTCGGGAACGCAGACCAGTGGGGCAGCACCGGCTTCGGTGAGAAGCGGAAAGCCATCCTCCCGCTCGGCCCGGTGCCCCCCCGCGACAGCGTGAGTGCATACGAGGGGCTCGCACGCACGCTCAACTACTCTCCGCGTCTCGAGTTCGTCGCGGGTCGCAAGGGGCTCGACATCGACACTTGCAACGGCGACTCCGGCGGGCCCGTCTATGTGAAGATCGGGGCTGAGTGGAAGCTGGCCGGCATCACGTCCCGAGCGACGCGCGAAGCTGGGAGGCCGTGCGGTGACGGCGGCATCTACACACTCGTATCCGAGTACGTGAAGTGGATCGCTGACGTCGCTGCCCGACACGACATCAGCTTCTCGATCTGA
- a CDS encoding response regulator — protein sequence MTAKKTTSAKKPGAKRATGEHAKGAGDEPLVLIADDFGDAREMYREYLVFSGFRAAEARDGKEAIERAHELAPSVILMDLAMPSMDGWEATRRLKADARTKKIPVIAITGHALSGDAERARAAGCDGVLSKPCLPERVVEEVRRVLARRRA from the coding sequence ATGACCGCGAAGAAGACCACGAGCGCGAAGAAGCCGGGCGCGAAGCGCGCGACCGGCGAGCACGCGAAGGGCGCGGGCGACGAGCCGCTCGTGCTGATCGCCGACGACTTCGGCGATGCGCGCGAGATGTACCGCGAGTACCTCGTGTTCTCGGGGTTCCGCGCGGCCGAGGCGCGCGACGGCAAGGAGGCGATCGAGCGCGCTCACGAGCTCGCGCCGAGCGTGATCCTGATGGACCTCGCGATGCCATCGATGGATGGATGGGAAGCGACGCGGCGTCTCAAGGCGGACGCGCGCACGAAGAAGATCCCGGTGATCGCGATCACCGGGCACGCGCTGAGCGGCGATGCCGAGAGGGCGCGCGCCGCGGGCTGCGACGGCGTGCTCAGCAAGCCGTGCCTGCCCGAGCGCGTGGTCGAGGAAGTGCGGCGCGTGCTCGCGCGCCGGCGCGCGTGA
- a CDS encoding ArsA family ATPase, which translates to MQYRFFAGKGGVGKTSCAAATALREAERGADVLLVSTDPAHSLGDALGRALGPEARGVPVRGRGRLRALEMDADAALDRWIAAREPRLREIASRGTYLSREEIDRFFRLSLPGVDELVGLVELERLRRELEPERVIVDTAPTGHALRLLDTPALLAQLARVLDDMQEKHRQVASALAVGRYREDAEDALIAEIEGEARDARERLRDPERAAVRWVALPEALSVEETRDGLDALASMGVRVDEIVVNRVTPMPRARCARCEARIASERDAIGALLDRASAPVRLVPRLEGEPRGIDGLRALGEALGRDDHGRGLIATKTRATRPAPRARPAHPIGFVTDASLRLALFGGKGGVGKTSCAAAAAIAIAEQHPDRRVLLLSTDPAHSLGDALELRLDDEPRPVPGVEGRLDAREIDATAELARRKEEHARGVDAVFDALRGGSRLDPVLDRAIVHDLVDLAPPGIDELFSIVAILDALDDAYDLVIVDTAPWGHTERLLALPATVREWVKALLAVLLEYRGVIGLGGLAEDLVALSRSLGRVVETWRDPARTAFVPVTRAAALPRAETERLLGSLASRGMRVPSVIVVADDDRDGAPRCGPCARALADEADERRALRTGDAKMVRAPLLAVPPRGVRGLRAWAREWEVAR; encoded by the coding sequence ATGCAGTACCGGTTCTTCGCGGGCAAGGGGGGTGTCGGGAAGACGAGCTGTGCGGCAGCGACCGCGCTCCGCGAGGCGGAGCGGGGCGCCGACGTGCTCCTCGTCTCGACCGACCCCGCGCACTCGCTCGGCGATGCGCTCGGGCGCGCGCTGGGGCCCGAAGCGCGCGGCGTGCCGGTGCGTGGTCGAGGTCGGCTGCGTGCGCTCGAGATGGACGCGGACGCCGCGCTCGATCGCTGGATCGCGGCGCGCGAGCCGCGGCTGCGCGAGATCGCGTCGCGCGGCACGTACCTCTCGCGCGAGGAGATCGATCGCTTCTTCCGGCTCTCGCTGCCGGGCGTCGACGAGCTCGTCGGGCTCGTGGAGCTCGAGCGACTGCGCCGCGAGCTCGAGCCCGAGCGCGTGATCGTCGACACCGCGCCGACGGGACATGCGCTGCGGCTGCTCGACACGCCGGCGCTGCTCGCGCAGCTCGCGCGCGTGCTCGACGACATGCAGGAGAAGCATCGTCAGGTCGCGAGCGCGCTCGCCGTGGGTCGCTATCGCGAGGACGCCGAAGACGCGCTGATCGCGGAGATCGAGGGCGAAGCGCGCGACGCGCGCGAGCGGCTGCGCGATCCCGAGCGCGCCGCGGTGCGGTGGGTCGCGCTGCCCGAGGCGCTCTCGGTCGAGGAGACGCGCGATGGGCTCGATGCGCTCGCGTCGATGGGCGTGCGCGTCGACGAGATCGTCGTGAACCGCGTCACGCCGATGCCGCGCGCGCGGTGCGCGCGGTGCGAGGCGAGGATCGCGAGCGAGCGCGACGCGATCGGCGCGCTGCTCGATCGCGCGAGCGCGCCGGTTCGGCTCGTGCCGCGGCTCGAGGGGGAGCCGCGCGGGATCGACGGGCTGCGCGCGCTCGGCGAGGCACTGGGGCGCGACGATCACGGGCGCGGGCTGATCGCCACGAAGACGCGCGCGACGCGACCTGCGCCGCGCGCGCGCCCGGCGCACCCGATCGGGTTCGTCACCGATGCGTCGCTGCGGCTCGCGCTGTTCGGCGGCAAGGGCGGCGTGGGCAAGACGAGCTGCGCGGCGGCCGCGGCGATCGCGATCGCCGAGCAGCACCCCGACCGACGTGTGCTGCTGCTCTCGACCGATCCCGCGCACTCGCTCGGCGATGCGCTCGAGCTGCGGCTCGACGACGAGCCGCGCCCGGTGCCCGGCGTCGAAGGCCGCCTCGACGCGCGCGAGATCGACGCGACGGCGGAGCTCGCGCGCCGCAAGGAAGAGCACGCGCGCGGCGTCGACGCGGTCTTCGACGCGCTGCGCGGCGGATCGCGGCTCGATCCGGTGCTCGATCGCGCGATCGTGCACGACCTCGTCGACCTCGCGCCGCCGGGCATCGACGAGCTCTTCTCGATCGTCGCGATCCTCGACGCGCTCGACGACGCCTACGACCTGGTGATCGTCGACACCGCGCCGTGGGGGCACACCGAGCGACTGCTCGCATTGCCGGCGACGGTGCGGGAGTGGGTGAAGGCGCTGCTCGCGGTGCTGCTCGAGTACCGCGGTGTGATCGGCCTCGGCGGGCTCGCCGAGGATCTCGTCGCGCTGTCGCGCTCGCTGGGCCGCGTCGTCGAGACGTGGCGCGATCCCGCGCGCACCGCGTTCGTCCCGGTCACGCGCGCCGCGGCGCTGCCGCGCGCGGAAACCGAGCGATTGCTCGGATCTCTCGCCTCGCGTGGGATGCGCGTTCCGTCGGTGATCGTCGTCGCCGACGACGATCGCGATGGGGCGCCGCGGTGCGGTCCGTGCGCGCGCGCGCTCGCGGACGAAGCCGACGAGCGCCGCGCGCTCCGCACCGGGGACGCGAAGATGGTGCGCGCGCCGCTGCTCGCGGTGCCGCCGCGTGGAGTGCGCGGGCTGCGCGCGTGGGCGCGCGAGTGGGAGGTGGCGAGATGA
- a CDS encoding GvpL/GvpF family gas vesicle protein, which produces MAKQKPRAAATKTAPKTSARSAATESGVKPVRTKSAKKPGAATAKAAAATSDRTRARKPVPEALAAVTPAPVAPSHESAVRGKYVYCIIRTDRPVSFGAIGIGQEPAEVYTVAYRDLAAVVSDTALVVHDPTRENVLAHQGVAETVMRGYTVIPMSFGTVFKTREDIVELLRSAEGAFRDVLEKMQDRFEFGLKVLWDRDQIVREIEREDENVRRLKDEISAQKGSTYFARMQYGRLVDATLQSRTEQYVSEVFHALRDVAVASRTNKPIGDKMILNAAFLVSRDQEQAFDARVKEIGQRYDGRLTFKYTGPWPPYNFVNIRLKLERAQ; this is translated from the coding sequence ATGGCGAAGCAGAAGCCCCGAGCCGCAGCGACGAAGACCGCGCCGAAGACGAGCGCGCGCAGCGCCGCGACCGAGAGCGGCGTGAAGCCGGTGCGCACCAAGAGCGCGAAGAAGCCCGGGGCGGCGACCGCGAAGGCGGCGGCTGCGACGAGCGATCGCACGCGCGCCCGCAAGCCCGTCCCCGAGGCGCTCGCGGCGGTCACCCCCGCGCCGGTCGCGCCGTCGCACGAGAGCGCGGTCCGCGGGAAGTACGTCTACTGCATCATCCGCACGGATCGGCCGGTGAGCTTCGGCGCGATCGGGATCGGTCAGGAGCCCGCCGAGGTCTACACCGTCGCGTACCGCGATCTCGCCGCGGTGGTCTCCGACACCGCGCTCGTGGTGCACGACCCCACGCGCGAGAACGTGCTCGCGCACCAGGGCGTCGCCGAGACCGTGATGCGCGGCTACACGGTGATCCCGATGTCGTTCGGCACCGTCTTCAAGACGCGCGAGGACATCGTCGAGCTCCTGCGCTCGGCCGAGGGCGCGTTCCGCGACGTGCTCGAGAAGATGCAGGATCGCTTCGAATTCGGCCTGAAAGTGCTGTGGGATCGCGATCAGATCGTGCGCGAGATCGAGCGCGAGGACGAGAACGTGCGGCGCCTCAAGGACGAGATCTCGGCGCAGAAGGGATCGACGTACTTCGCGCGCATGCAGTACGGGCGGCTCGTCGACGCGACGCTGCAGTCGCGCACCGAGCAGTACGTCTCCGAGGTGTTCCACGCGCTGCGCGACGTCGCGGTCGCGTCGCGCACCAACAAGCCGATCGGCGACAAGATGATCTTGAACGCCGCGTTCCTCGTCTCGCGCGATCAGGAGCAGGCGTTCGACGCGCGCGTGAAGGAGATCGGTCAGCGCTACGACGGACGGCTGACGTTCAAGTACACGGGGCCGTGGCCGCCCTACAACTTCGTCAACATCCGGCTGAAGCTGGAGCGCGCGCAGTGA